Proteins from a genomic interval of Streptomyces sp. Tu6071:
- the recA gene encoding recombinase RecA, which translates to MAGTDREKALDAALAQIERQFGKGAVMRMGERPNEPIEVIPTGSTALDIALGVGGIPRGRVVEVYGPESSGKTTLTLHAVANAQKAGGAVAFIDAEHALDPEYARKLGVDVDNLILSQPDNGEQALEIVDMLVRSGALDLIVIDSVAALVPRAEIEGEMGDSHVGLQARLMSQALRKITSALNQSKTTAIFINQLREKIGVMFGSPETTTGGRALKFYASVRIDIRRIETLKDGTDAVGNRTRCKIVKNKVAPPFKQAEFDILYGQGISREGGLIDMGVEHGFVRKAGAWYTYEGDQLGQGKENARNFLKDNPDLADEIERKIKEKLGVGVKPEKTEKPEGEPAATEETAETPAGAKTVPAPAVAKAPKGAKAAAAKG; encoded by the coding sequence ATGGCAGGCACGGACCGCGAGAAGGCGCTCGACGCCGCACTCGCACAGATTGAGCGGCAGTTCGGCAAGGGCGCCGTCATGCGCATGGGCGAGCGGCCCAACGAACCCATCGAGGTGATCCCCACGGGCTCGACGGCGCTCGACATCGCTCTCGGCGTCGGCGGCATTCCGCGCGGTCGCGTCGTGGAGGTGTACGGCCCGGAGTCCTCCGGCAAGACCACGCTGACGCTGCACGCGGTGGCCAACGCGCAGAAGGCCGGCGGCGCCGTCGCCTTCATCGACGCGGAGCACGCGCTCGACCCGGAGTACGCGAGGAAGCTCGGCGTCGACGTCGACAACCTGATCCTCTCCCAGCCGGACAACGGCGAACAGGCCCTGGAGATCGTGGACATGCTGGTCCGCTCCGGCGCCCTCGACCTCATCGTCATCGACTCGGTGGCGGCCCTCGTGCCGCGCGCCGAGATCGAGGGCGAGATGGGCGACTCGCACGTCGGCCTCCAGGCCCGCCTCATGAGCCAGGCGCTCCGCAAGATCACCAGCGCGCTCAACCAGTCGAAGACGACCGCGATCTTCATCAACCAGCTCCGCGAGAAGATCGGTGTGATGTTCGGCTCCCCCGAGACCACCACGGGTGGCCGGGCGCTGAAGTTCTACGCCTCGGTGCGCATCGACATCCGCCGCATCGAGACCCTCAAGGACGGCACGGACGCGGTGGGCAACAGGACCCGCTGCAAGATCGTGAAGAACAAGGTCGCCCCGCCGTTCAAGCAGGCCGAGTTCGACATCCTCTACGGGCAGGGCATCAGCCGTGAGGGCGGGCTCATCGACATGGGCGTCGAGCACGGCTTCGTCCGCAAGGCCGGCGCCTGGTACACGTACGAGGGCGACCAGCTCGGCCAGGGCAAGGAGAACGCCCGCAACTTCCTCAAGGACAACCCCGACCTCGCGGACGAGATCGAGCGGAAGATCAAGGAGAAGCTCGGCGTCGGCGTGAAGCCGGAGAAGACCGAGAAGCCCGAGGGCGAGCCGGCCGCGACCGAGGAGACGGCCGAGACCCCGGCCGGCGCCAAGACCGTGCCCGCTCCGGCGGTGGCCAAGGCGCCCAAGGGAGCCAAGGCCGCAGCCGCCAAGGGCTGA
- a CDS encoding AraC family transcriptional regulator, giving the protein MRASERTARGAAERARHWRYAELPGVDLLRARYVRKTFAPHTHEHYVIAAVTSGVEVFRHRGTEEYAGAGSLALVNPDTPHTGRAQGPEGWRYGAVYPAPGLVAEIARETTTLRGAPGFAAPVLADPYATRLVHRVLRAAEEGDALTADTLLRVTVTRLLRRNGGPLRARTVRGAGARVAAEARDILAGRLDDPPSLGELAAGLGTGPYALLRAFRAAYGMPPHTWLTDARVRAARRLLDAGLAPADVAHAVGFSDQPHLNRHFTRIVGVPPGAYRRERLPGATSGGEGATWCAESAT; this is encoded by the coding sequence ATGAGGGCGAGCGAGAGGACGGCGCGGGGAGCGGCCGAGCGGGCCCGGCACTGGCGGTACGCGGAACTGCCCGGCGTCGACCTCCTGCGCGCCCGCTACGTCCGCAAGACCTTCGCGCCGCACACCCACGAGCACTACGTGATCGCCGCCGTGACCTCGGGGGTCGAGGTCTTCCGGCACCGCGGCACCGAGGAGTACGCGGGCGCGGGCAGCCTCGCCCTCGTCAACCCGGACACTCCGCACACGGGACGCGCCCAGGGGCCCGAGGGCTGGCGGTACGGCGCCGTCTACCCGGCCCCCGGGCTCGTCGCGGAGATCGCGCGGGAGACGACGACGCTGCGCGGCGCCCCGGGCTTCGCGGCGCCGGTCCTGGCCGACCCGTACGCGACACGCCTCGTCCACCGCGTACTGCGCGCTGCGGAGGAGGGCGACGCGCTCACCGCGGACACGCTGCTGCGCGTCACGGTCACCCGGCTGCTGCGCCGCAACGGGGGGCCGCTGCGCGCCAGGACCGTGCGCGGCGCGGGGGCGCGCGTCGCGGCCGAGGCGCGCGACATCCTCGCCGGCCGCCTCGACGACCCGCCCTCGCTGGGCGAACTCGCCGCCGGGCTCGGCACCGGCCCGTACGCCCTCCTGCGCGCCTTCCGCGCCGCGTACGGGATGCCGCCGCACACGTGGCTCACCGACGCGCGGGTGCGGGCCGCCCGCCGCCTCCTCGACGCGGGCCTCGCGCCCGCCGACGTCGCCCACGCCGTCGGCTTCAGCGACCAGCCCCACCTGAACCGCCACTTCACCCGCATCGTGGGCGTACCGCCGGGCGCGTACCGCCGCGAGCGACTGCCGGGGGCGACGTCGGGCGGGGAGGGGGCGACGTGGTGCGCGGAGAGCGCGACGTGA
- a CDS encoding AzlC family ABC transporter permease: MRDALGVGIAVGLSGFAFGVTSAGAGLSIAQTCALSLLVFTGASQFALVGALAGGGGAYAAAAGAFFLGVRNAFYGLRLSQLLQVPRALRPLAAQWVIDETTAVALAQPDRRGARIGFTVTGLCLYVLWNLTTLLGAMGAEAIGDTDAWGLDAAGPAVFLALLAPMVRGTAERAVAALAVLLGLGLLPVLPAGVPVLVSALAAPAVLWAHGCRTARGATGPRRADTASSQAPDAASSHTPDAATQRPRDDARPDAAPQDARPDTPQEDER, from the coding sequence GTGCGCGACGCGCTCGGCGTGGGCATCGCGGTGGGTCTCTCCGGCTTCGCCTTCGGGGTCACCTCGGCCGGAGCGGGACTGAGCATCGCGCAGACCTGCGCGCTGAGTCTCCTGGTCTTCACCGGGGCCTCGCAGTTCGCGCTGGTCGGCGCCCTGGCGGGGGGCGGCGGCGCGTACGCCGCGGCGGCGGGGGCCTTCTTCCTCGGCGTGCGCAACGCCTTCTACGGGCTGCGCCTGTCGCAACTGCTCCAGGTGCCCCGGGCGCTGCGGCCCCTCGCGGCGCAGTGGGTCATCGACGAGACGACCGCCGTCGCGCTCGCCCAGCCCGACCGGCGCGGCGCCCGTATCGGCTTCACCGTCACGGGGCTGTGCCTCTACGTGCTGTGGAACCTGACGACGCTCCTCGGCGCGATGGGCGCGGAGGCGATCGGCGACACCGACGCGTGGGGGCTCGACGCCGCGGGTCCCGCCGTCTTCCTCGCGCTCCTGGCGCCGATGGTGCGCGGCACCGCCGAGCGCGCGGTGGCCGCGCTCGCCGTCCTGCTCGGCCTGGGCCTCCTGCCGGTCCTCCCCGCCGGCGTCCCGGTCCTCGTCTCGGCCCTCGCCGCGCCCGCCGTGCTGTGGGCCCACGGCTGCCGGACGGCACGCGGCGCGACGGGGCCACGCCGCGCCGACACCGCCTCGTCACAAGCGCCCGACGCCGCGTCGTCGCACACCCCCGACGCCGCGACGCAACGCCCTCGCGACGACGCCCGCCCCGACGCCGCCCCCCAGGACGCCCGCCCCGACACCCCGCAGGAGGACGAACGATGA
- a CDS encoding LysE/ArgO family amino acid transporter has product MNNGILTATLAGFGTGMSLIVAIGAQNAFVLRQGARRQAVLAVVGICAASDAVLIALGVAGLGAVVTAWPVALTAVGLAGGGFLLCYGALAARRALRPAGEQALTARGAAVGSVRTAVLTCLALTWLNPHVYLDTVLLLGSVASDRGSLRWVFGLGAMLASLVWFAGLGYGARLLGGVLARPGAWRLLDGVVAATMLVMGGSLLIRTLAP; this is encoded by the coding sequence GTGAACAACGGCATTCTCACGGCGACTCTCGCCGGGTTCGGGACGGGCATGTCCCTCATCGTCGCGATCGGCGCGCAGAACGCGTTCGTCCTGCGGCAGGGGGCGCGCCGTCAGGCGGTGCTCGCGGTCGTCGGCATCTGCGCCGCGTCCGACGCGGTCCTCATCGCCCTCGGCGTGGCCGGACTCGGCGCCGTCGTCACGGCGTGGCCCGTCGCGCTGACCGCGGTCGGCCTCGCGGGCGGCGGCTTCCTGCTCTGCTACGGGGCGCTCGCCGCGCGCCGCGCGCTGCGGCCCGCCGGGGAGCAGGCCCTGACGGCGCGGGGCGCGGCGGTCGGTTCGGTGCGCACCGCCGTCCTCACCTGCCTCGCCCTGACCTGGCTCAACCCGCACGTCTATCTCGACACCGTGCTGCTGCTCGGTTCGGTCGCCTCCGACCGCGGCTCGCTGCGGTGGGTCTTCGGTCTCGGCGCGATGCTGGCCAGCCTGGTGTGGTTCGCCGGTCTCGGCTACGGGGCCAGGCTCCTCGGCGGCGTCCTGGCCCGCCCCGGCGCGTGGCGACTCCTCGACGGGGTGGTCGCCGCCACGATGCTCGTGATGGGTGGCTCGCTGCTGATCCGTACGCTCGCGCCCTGA
- a CDS encoding FAD-dependent monooxygenase, with protein sequence MEPVIVVGAGPVGLALALALTRHDVPCVVLDEGSWKDEARLARTAVLRADTASWLERLADVALSAPAGVPGTAPARAERRDPASAALTHAALPAASPVTQGDAPVAGLRWSGWRLMRRKQTVRHVTFGEDEDEATAGGTRSRTGEPFAAPLHVPQHGLAVALRRALVGSPLVTLVGSPLVTLVADSRVVALEQDAHGVTVRTRGAGGNWWRGSHVVGCDGPRSTVRKLIDVRFPGRSGLERHAVAALRAELPHPGEALLHRSPPWRGASPEIAARPLPDGAWRLDWLLPAEGDLVTPDALVTRVRETLAGWCGGETPPYELLDTGVYTVHHRLARSWRVDRAFLAGDAAHLVGAVGTQGLDEGLRDVRNLAWKLAAAARGEAGPALLDSYQAERLGAVAARLRAADQSLPILRGGGLLRELVPGTARGQESLLSDAHLGDGPLGAAPSYARSPLAPRVADSAVAVGTAPGAPVADVPATGEDGASAPLSARLGRGAFLVLLIAPGTGVWDARHWRTAGIMPRLAAAVNALPCRAELLVAEGYPGAAAHTVLLVRPDGHLVTALHGVQPAALYGAADAAYGGAGTPGDDARGPEGGADGRAAAEDDAYGDDPDGAYGVEPGGAYQDETEPGGGHRDGTEADGAYGDGGEETSYGRRGGDAPTRRLRSAPALGPAHDQPPAPRRGESSAREGAASGARGDTETRRLTTRPGNE encoded by the coding sequence GTGGAACCGGTGATCGTGGTGGGCGCGGGCCCTGTCGGTCTCGCGCTCGCGCTGGCCCTGACCCGGCACGACGTCCCCTGCGTCGTCCTCGACGAGGGCTCGTGGAAGGACGAGGCACGACTCGCGCGTACGGCGGTGCTGCGCGCCGACACCGCGAGCTGGCTCGAACGGCTGGCCGACGTCGCGCTCTCCGCCCCCGCGGGCGTTCCGGGCACCGCGCCCGCGCGCGCGGAACGGCGTGACCCGGCATCGGCCGCCCTCACGCACGCCGCACTCCCCGCCGCGTCGCCGGTCACGCAGGGCGACGCCCCGGTGGCCGGGCTCCGGTGGTCCGGCTGGCGCCTGATGCGCCGTAAGCAGACGGTGCGCCACGTCACCTTCGGCGAGGACGAGGACGAGGCCACGGCGGGCGGTACCAGGTCGCGCACGGGAGAACCGTTCGCCGCACCGTTGCACGTCCCGCAGCACGGCCTCGCCGTGGCGCTGCGCCGCGCGCTCGTCGGTTCGCCGCTCGTGACGCTCGTCGGTTCGCCGCTCGTGACGCTCGTCGCCGACAGTCGCGTCGTCGCGCTGGAGCAGGACGCGCACGGCGTGACGGTGCGCACCCGTGGCGCGGGAGGCAACTGGTGGCGCGGCAGTCACGTCGTCGGCTGCGACGGGCCGCGTTCCACGGTGCGCAAGCTCATCGACGTGCGCTTCCCGGGGCGCTCGGGCCTGGAACGGCACGCGGTCGCCGCGCTGCGCGCGGAACTGCCGCACCCCGGCGAGGCGCTGCTGCACCGTTCGCCGCCGTGGCGCGGCGCGAGCCCGGAGATCGCGGCGCGTCCGCTGCCGGACGGCGCGTGGCGCCTCGACTGGCTGCTGCCCGCCGAGGGCGACCTCGTCACGCCGGACGCCCTCGTGACGCGGGTACGGGAGACGCTGGCCGGCTGGTGCGGGGGCGAGACTCCTCCGTACGAACTTCTCGACACCGGCGTGTACACGGTGCACCACCGGCTCGCGCGGAGCTGGCGCGTGGACCGCGCGTTCCTCGCGGGGGACGCGGCGCACCTGGTCGGCGCGGTCGGCACGCAGGGTCTCGACGAGGGGCTGCGCGACGTGCGCAACCTCGCCTGGAAGCTCGCTGCCGCCGCGCGCGGCGAGGCGGGCCCCGCGCTGCTCGACAGCTACCAGGCCGAGCGGCTCGGCGCGGTCGCCGCCCGGCTGCGCGCCGCCGACCAGTCGCTGCCGATACTGCGCGGCGGCGGCCTGCTGCGCGAACTGGTCCCCGGTACGGCGCGCGGGCAGGAGTCGCTGCTGAGCGACGCGCACCTCGGCGACGGCCCGCTCGGCGCCGCGCCCTCGTACGCGCGCTCGCCGCTCGCGCCCCGCGTGGCCGACAGCGCGGTCGCGGTGGGCACCGCGCCGGGCGCCCCGGTCGCCGACGTGCCCGCGACGGGTGAGGACGGCGCGTCCGCGCCGCTCTCCGCGCGCCTCGGCCGCGGCGCCTTCCTCGTCCTGCTCATCGCTCCGGGCACGGGGGTGTGGGACGCGCGGCACTGGCGCACGGCGGGCATCATGCCGCGTCTCGCCGCCGCCGTGAACGCCCTGCCGTGCCGCGCGGAACTCCTCGTCGCCGAGGGCTACCCGGGCGCCGCCGCGCACACGGTGCTGCTCGTCCGGCCCGACGGCCACCTCGTCACGGCGCTGCACGGCGTCCAGCCCGCCGCGTTGTACGGGGCGGCCGACGCGGCGTACGGCGGCGCGGGCACGCCCGGGGACGACGCGCGCGGCCCGGAGGGCGGGGCGGACGGCCGGGCAGCGGCGGAGGACGACGCGTACGGCGACGACCCGGACGGCGCCTACGGCGTGGAACCCGGCGGGGCCTATCAGGACGAGACGGAGCCGGGCGGCGGCCACCGGGACGGGACGGAGGCCGACGGCGCATACGGCGACGGCGGTGAGGAGACCTCGTACGGCCGTCGGGGCGGGGACGCGCCGACGCGTCGCCTGCGGTCCGCACCGGCGCTCGGTCCCGCGCACGACCAGCCGCCCGCTCCTCGTCGCGGGGAGTCCTCCGCGCGCGAGGGCGCCGCCTCCGGAGCGCGCGGCGACACGGAGACCCGGCGGCTCACCACCCGTCCCGGGAACGAGTGA
- a CDS encoding putative leader peptide, which produces MTDTDVRLWRRVHMDLLRYAGCVCRRSR; this is translated from the coding sequence ATGACCGACACCGATGTGCGCCTGTGGCGACGGGTCCATATGGACCTGCTGCGCTACGCGGGCTGCGTGTGTCGCCGTTCTCGCTGA
- a CDS encoding cysteine dioxygenase, whose product MSVATPATPVPAPGTEAPAAPAPSPAGPTPAELLEFVRTTAADADLVAALPLDPENRTWVQLEGPGGSEAWLIGWPPGTGTGWHDHGGSQGAFATAAGTLREDSLAVRLPTEGWRTLELEDGVDRYRALSAGDGRAFGRHHVHQVINESGAEHAVSVHAYYPPLPLMRRYSRTGPLLRLEEVERPEDWQ is encoded by the coding sequence ATGTCTGTCGCCACGCCCGCCACCCCTGTCCCCGCGCCCGGCACCGAAGCTCCTGCGGCCCCGGCCCCCTCGCCCGCCGGACCGACCCCCGCCGAACTCCTCGAATTCGTCCGCACCACCGCAGCCGACGCCGACCTCGTCGCCGCCCTCCCCCTCGATCCCGAGAACCGCACGTGGGTGCAGCTCGAAGGCCCCGGCGGCAGCGAGGCATGGCTGATCGGCTGGCCGCCCGGGACCGGCACGGGCTGGCACGATCACGGGGGCTCGCAGGGCGCCTTCGCGACCGCCGCCGGGACCTTGCGCGAGGACTCGCTCGCCGTACGGCTGCCCACCGAGGGCTGGCGCACCCTGGAGCTGGAAGACGGCGTCGACCGCTACCGCGCCCTCTCGGCGGGCGACGGCCGTGCCTTCGGCCGCCACCACGTCCACCAGGTGATCAACGAATCCGGCGCCGAGCACGCCGTCTCCGTGCACGCCTACTACCCGCCGCTGCCGCTCATGCGCCGGTACAGCCGCACGGGGCCGCTGCTCCGTCTCGAAGAAGTCGAACGTCCGGAGGACTGGCAGTGA
- a CDS encoding AI-2E family transporter, with translation MPRWLPRAMVSALLLIACFQLGTWAFHRLTGLLINVLIAFFLALAIEPAVSWMSARGMRRGAATGLVFLGVLIFAAGFVTLLGSMLAGQIQNMVEDFPKYLDSVIKWVNGTFHTELSRLEVQDSVLHSDWLQRYVRNSASGVLDVSAQVLGGLFQLLTLLLFAFYFAADGPRLRRALCSVLPPAKQAEVLRAWEIAVDKTGGYLYSRGLMALISGIAHYILFQALGIPYAPALGVWVGLVSQFIPTIGTYLAGALPMLIAFTVDPWYAVWVLVFVVIYQQFENYLLQPKLTARTVDIHPAVAFGSVIAGTALLGAVGALVSIPAVATLQAFLAAYVKRYDVTDDPRVMGPRPRPGGSPTLARVRRALRGPNEPGTPPSADADRAETPGDTSSETPSDAAPEAPGGTPETPGGASPATPGDAPPEGGGPRDGGEERDGEGPRPGH, from the coding sequence ATGCCCCGCTGGCTGCCGCGCGCCATGGTCTCCGCGCTCCTCCTGATCGCCTGTTTCCAGCTCGGCACGTGGGCCTTCCACCGGCTCACGGGGCTGCTGATCAACGTCCTGATCGCCTTCTTCCTGGCCCTCGCGATCGAGCCGGCCGTGAGCTGGATGTCGGCGCGCGGGATGCGGCGCGGCGCGGCGACGGGCCTCGTCTTCCTGGGCGTCCTGATCTTCGCCGCAGGCTTCGTGACGCTGCTCGGATCGATGCTCGCGGGGCAGATCCAGAACATGGTCGAGGACTTCCCGAAGTACCTCGACTCGGTCATCAAGTGGGTCAACGGGACGTTCCACACCGAGCTGTCGCGCCTTGAGGTGCAGGACAGCGTGCTGCACTCGGACTGGCTCCAGCGCTACGTGCGCAACAGCGCCTCCGGGGTGCTCGACGTCTCCGCGCAGGTGCTCGGCGGCCTGTTCCAGCTCCTGACGCTGCTGCTCTTCGCGTTCTACTTCGCGGCGGACGGCCCCCGGCTGCGCCGCGCGCTGTGCTCGGTGCTGCCACCCGCGAAGCAGGCGGAGGTGCTGCGGGCCTGGGAGATCGCGGTCGACAAGACCGGCGGCTACCTCTACTCGCGCGGCCTGATGGCGCTCATCTCGGGCATCGCGCACTACATCCTCTTCCAGGCGCTCGGCATCCCCTACGCGCCCGCGCTCGGCGTGTGGGTCGGGCTCGTCTCGCAGTTCATCCCGACCATCGGCACGTACCTGGCCGGGGCCCTGCCCATGCTGATCGCCTTCACCGTGGACCCCTGGTACGCGGTGTGGGTGCTGGTGTTCGTGGTGATCTATCAACAGTTCGAGAACTACCTGCTCCAGCCGAAGCTCACGGCGCGCACGGTCGACATCCACCCCGCCGTCGCCTTCGGCTCCGTGATCGCGGGCACCGCGCTGCTCGGCGCGGTCGGCGCGCTCGTCTCGATCCCGGCGGTCGCGACCTTGCAGGCGTTCCTCGCGGCGTACGTGAAGCGGTACGACGTGACCGACGACCCCCGCGTCATGGGCCCGCGCCCGCGTCCCGGCGGCTCCCCGACGCTCGCCCGGGTGCGCCGCGCGCTGCGGGGCCCGAACGAGCCGGGCACCCCACCGTCGGCGGACGCGGACCGAGCGGAGACACCAGGCGACACCTCCTCGGAGACGCCCAGCGACGCCGCCCCGGAGGCACCGGGCGGCACCCCGGAGACGCCAGGCGGCGCCTCCCCGGCAACCCCCGGCGACGCCCCGCCGGAGGGCGGCGGACCGCGCGACGGGGGAGAAGAGCGCGACGGCGAGGGGCCCCGGCCGGGCCACTGA
- the recX gene encoding recombination regulator RecX: MTRRGDYTPPFAGDGHDDGTEGGGPPPAGPPSARGRRREEQPQDPVEQARAICLRLLTGTARTRKQLAEALRKREIPEEAAEEVLSRFEEVGLIDDAAFAGAWVESRHHSRGLARRALARELRTKGVESSLIDEAVGQLDSEREEATARELVDRKLRATRGLDRDKRLRRLAGMLARKGYPEGLALRVVRQALEAEGEELEEFPDGV; encoded by the coding sequence GTGACACGACGCGGCGACTACACGCCCCCCTTCGCGGGGGACGGGCACGACGACGGTACGGAGGGAGGGGGGCCACCACCGGCAGGGCCCCCCTCCGCCCGGGGCCGACGCCGGGAGGAGCAGCCCCAGGACCCGGTGGAGCAGGCACGGGCGATCTGCCTGCGCCTCCTCACCGGAACGGCGCGCACCCGCAAGCAGCTCGCCGAGGCACTGCGCAAGCGGGAGATCCCCGAGGAGGCGGCCGAAGAGGTGCTTTCGCGCTTCGAGGAGGTCGGCCTCATCGACGACGCCGCTTTCGCCGGGGCCTGGGTCGAGTCCCGGCACCACAGCCGGGGACTCGCCCGCCGCGCCCTGGCGAGGGAGTTGCGGACCAAGGGCGTCGAGAGCAGCCTCATCGACGAGGCGGTGGGGCAGCTCGACTCCGAGCGGGAGGAGGCGACCGCCCGCGAACTCGTCGACCGGAAGCTGCGGGCGACACGCGGACTCGACCGTGACAAGCGCCTGCGCCGGCTCGCGGGGATGCTCGCCCGCAAGGGATACCCGGAGGGCCTGGCTCTGCGGGTCGTACGGCAGGCGCTGGAGGCGGAGGGGGAGGAACTGGAGGAGTTCCCGGACGGGGTGTAG
- a CDS encoding rhodanese-like domain-containing protein, with amino-acid sequence MTTPPTPGPSGIDELVDRARAGLDRLSAPRARDAAAEGALLVDIRYAALRERDGVIPGALIVERNELEWRLDPSGSHRVREASGHDLRVVVICDEGYASSLAAESLRRLGLHRATDLDGGFQAWRAAGLPVVPGPGTAARPAVES; translated from the coding sequence GTGACCACCCCACCGACTCCCGGGCCCTCCGGGATAGACGAACTCGTCGACCGGGCCCGGGCCGGGCTCGACCGGCTCAGCGCGCCTCGGGCCAGGGACGCCGCCGCCGAGGGCGCTCTCCTCGTCGACATCCGCTATGCGGCGCTGCGCGAGCGCGACGGGGTGATCCCGGGTGCGCTGATCGTGGAGCGCAACGAGCTGGAGTGGCGACTCGACCCCTCGGGCAGCCACCGCGTCCGCGAGGCGAGCGGCCACGACCTGCGTGTCGTGGTGATCTGCGACGAGGGCTACGCCTCCAGCCTCGCCGCCGAGTCCTTGCGCCGCCTCGGCCTGCACCGTGCCACCGACCTGGACGGCGGTTTCCAGGCATGGCGCGCGGCCGGCCTCCCGGTTGTACCGGGGCCGGGCACGGCGGCCCGGCCCGCCGTCGAAAGCTGA
- a CDS encoding AzlD domain-containing protein, whose translation MNIWLAVVLTAVGCYAVKLAGLLVPGGVLERPLVRRLAALLPVALLAALTAQQTFAHGTSLVVDARAAGVGAAALALLLRAPFLVVVAAAVLVTAGVRALAG comes from the coding sequence ATGAACATCTGGCTCGCCGTGGTGCTCACGGCGGTCGGCTGCTACGCGGTCAAGCTCGCCGGGCTCCTCGTGCCGGGCGGTGTCCTGGAGCGGCCCCTCGTGCGGCGGCTCGCGGCCCTGCTGCCCGTCGCGCTGCTCGCGGCGCTCACCGCGCAGCAGACCTTCGCGCACGGCACCTCGCTCGTCGTCGACGCGCGCGCCGCGGGCGTCGGCGCCGCCGCGCTCGCGCTGCTGCTGCGCGCGCCGTTCCTCGTGGTCGTCGCCGCCGCGGTGCTCGTGACGGCGGGGGTGCGGGCGCTCGCGGGGTGA
- a CDS encoding DUF3046 domain-containing protein, which translates to MRLTVFWRKMTEHFGAGYVESFAHDHVMSQLGGRTVEQALADGWEAKNVWRAVCEAADVPESER; encoded by the coding sequence ATGCGGTTGACGGTCTTCTGGCGCAAGATGACGGAGCACTTCGGCGCGGGGTACGTGGAGTCCTTCGCGCACGACCACGTCATGTCCCAGCTCGGCGGGCGCACCGTGGAGCAGGCGCTCGCCGACGGCTGGGAGGCGAAGAACGTGTGGCGCGCGGTGTGCGAGGCGGCCGACGTACCGGAGAGCGAACGCTGA